The proteins below are encoded in one region of Streptomyces sp. Tu 3180:
- a CDS encoding replication-relaxation family protein translates to MRNVDAGSGDRLALAVLVQYRMATTEQLHLILSPEVRIEQTRRRLAKLRGEGLIDRITLPQAGRTRVWFPTQYGAQIACEWPELRGRRPPRGTTDRTAVRLKVGHGLTVTETALAFLQDARRHGDLCRPLDWIPEVHHPLGSGEAVIPDALLYYQRRTGRTDDTDHTDDTDSADSAVGAKGGVMLRAFVEVDRATMGPERLAAKLTSYARLHNYTPAPAARQRQQPFPEPAQETWRQRYPLFPACCSSSTAPDPPASKPASTPYTPPPAISRWLGSCARSPSWPHP, encoded by the coding sequence GGGGACCGGCTGGCGTTGGCGGTGCTGGTCCAGTACCGGATGGCCACCACCGAGCAGCTGCACCTCATCCTCTCGCCCGAGGTGCGGATCGAGCAGACCAGGCGCCGGCTGGCCAAGCTGCGCGGGGAGGGGCTCATCGACCGCATCACCCTGCCCCAGGCAGGGCGGACCCGGGTGTGGTTCCCCACCCAGTACGGGGCGCAGATCGCCTGCGAGTGGCCCGAGCTGCGCGGCCGGCGACCCCCGCGGGGCACGACCGACCGAACTGCGGTGCGACTGAAAGTCGGGCACGGACTGACGGTGACCGAGACCGCACTGGCGTTCCTGCAGGACGCCCGCCGCCACGGCGACCTGTGCCGGCCCCTGGACTGGATCCCCGAAGTCCACCACCCCCTCGGCAGCGGAGAAGCCGTCATCCCCGACGCCCTCCTCTACTACCAACGCCGCACCGGCCGTACAGACGACACCGACCATACGGACGATACGGACAGCGCGGACAGCGCGGTCGGCGCCAAGGGCGGGGTGATGCTGCGGGCGTTCGTCGAGGTCGACCGCGCCACCATGGGACCCGAACGCCTCGCCGCCAAACTCACCTCCTACGCCCGCCTCCACAACTACACACCCGCACCCGCGGCCCGGCAACGGCAACAACCCTTCCCCGAACCAGCACAGGAAACCTGGCGACAGCGCTACCCCCTCTTCCCCGCCTGCTGTTCGTCCTCGACGGCACCGGACCCACCGGCATCGAAACCCGCATCCACGCCCTACACGCCGCCGCCCGCGATATCGCGCTGGCTGGGTTCCTGCGCGAGGTCCCCGTCCTGGCCGCACCCCTGA
- a CDS encoding helix-turn-helix transcriptional regulator — protein MALKRKLAPQSVYRRQLAARLRELREAAGLTLIEVAEQIEVNQGSLSRIETGERGTTPVLVRALLDCYAVTDDRVRDDILDLVRADKEQQKPWWRKYSTVLAPTRYDGYLALEASATTLANYQPLLIPGLLQTENYARAVIAQMRPDLTPDQVEALVKVRMERQESRLSGERPAELWAVLDEAALHRVIGSPAVMRQQFAHLVQAGEQPNITIQLLPFSVGAHPGLYGPFVILTFPQPTTPLVWLENPNNSVYLESESDIQNYTDIFDQLRASALSPTETRPRLTHTAEELEP, from the coding sequence ATGGCACTGAAGAGGAAGCTGGCCCCTCAGTCGGTCTACCGACGCCAGCTCGCCGCACGACTACGCGAGTTACGAGAGGCGGCCGGCCTCACCCTCATCGAGGTCGCGGAACAGATCGAGGTGAACCAAGGCTCCCTCAGCCGGATCGAGACCGGCGAACGCGGCACCACCCCCGTACTGGTCCGAGCCCTCCTCGATTGCTACGCCGTCACCGACGACCGCGTACGTGACGACATCCTCGACCTCGTCCGTGCCGACAAGGAACAGCAAAAACCCTGGTGGCGCAAATACTCCACGGTCCTCGCCCCCACCCGCTACGACGGCTACCTCGCCCTGGAAGCCAGCGCCACCACACTGGCCAACTACCAGCCCCTGCTCATCCCCGGACTGCTCCAGACCGAGAACTACGCCCGCGCCGTCATCGCCCAGATGCGCCCTGATCTCACGCCCGACCAGGTAGAAGCACTGGTCAAGGTACGTATGGAACGTCAGGAAAGCCGCCTGTCCGGCGAGCGCCCCGCCGAACTGTGGGCCGTCCTGGACGAAGCCGCCCTCCACCGAGTCATCGGCTCACCCGCCGTGATGCGCCAGCAGTTCGCCCACCTCGTCCAGGCCGGCGAACAGCCGAACATCACCATCCAGCTCCTCCCGTTCTCCGTCGGCGCCCACCCCGGCCTCTACGGCCCCTTCGTCATCCTCACCTTCCCCCAGCCCACGACCCCGCTCGTCTGGCTGGAAAACCCCAACAACTCCGTGTACCTGGAGTCCGAAAGCGACATCCAGAACTACACAGACATCTTCGATCAACTCAGGGCCTCCGCCCTCAGCCCGACGGAGACTCGTCCACGCCTCACTCACACTGCCGAGGAGCTCGAACCGTGA
- a CDS encoding DUF397 domain-containing protein translates to MSTIPPRHPRTEELHQARWRKSSYSGGANDCVEIVHLGAHAAVRDSKDPGRSPVIISRSALDDLLRWYINGETRVG, encoded by the coding sequence GTGAGCACGATCCCGCCCCGCCACCCCCGCACCGAGGAACTTCACCAGGCACGCTGGCGCAAGAGCTCCTACAGCGGAGGCGCCAACGACTGCGTCGAGATCGTCCACCTCGGTGCGCATGCAGCGGTGCGCGATTCCAAAGACCCCGGCCGATCACCCGTGATCATCAGCCGCTCCGCCCTGGACGACCTGCTGCGCTGGTACATCAACGGCGAGACCCGCGTCGGCTGA